A portion of the Blastopirellula sediminis genome contains these proteins:
- a CDS encoding two-component system sensor histidine kinase NtrB, whose amino-acid sequence MFRVRPNGSERSFRRAIVTLLALILTAFLATAWVMGDLFFRESQILHDLLRELPPKLETQGEALEGQLRWTIRLSVLAILNLAVTAVAIYLLWRAYRNSQDSLRDVKALAADILSSMDQAVITTDLRGAVTSVNARAMEMLSVTDACVGQSLDALSPSLSLDELRIEAEANPPSQLVRDFPVATASSQRTLRAYCQPLQNHEEMNIGSVIQLQDVTERVLLDEQMLRMERFMGLGSLAAGLHHEIKNPLSALSLHIQLLEEQLAASQRSDEVNESLEVIQTEIVRIGGVLENFRDYAMSQHLSLSPVDVSEVCIRQTRLFQPRAKAANVEIRIETSPSELPKISADRVRLEQVLLNLLINAEEAMRDGGVLTVRTFLHESGSAVVIQVIDTGIGIPEGMQTRIFDPYFTTKSAGTGMGLAITDKIVRQHNGELQCWNSTEGTIFQVTLPVTHSGAED is encoded by the coding sequence ATGTTCCGTGTTCGGCCGAATGGTTCCGAGCGCAGTTTTCGCCGCGCAATCGTCACGCTCTTGGCCCTCATTTTGACGGCGTTTCTGGCGACTGCCTGGGTGATGGGGGACCTCTTTTTTCGAGAGAGCCAGATCCTCCACGATCTACTCCGCGAGTTGCCCCCGAAATTAGAGACGCAGGGCGAGGCGCTTGAGGGGCAGTTGCGCTGGACGATTCGACTTTCGGTACTCGCTATCCTGAATCTGGCCGTGACGGCGGTCGCGATTTACCTGTTATGGCGCGCCTATCGCAATTCGCAAGATTCGCTCCGAGACGTCAAAGCGCTGGCGGCCGACATCTTAAGCAGCATGGACCAGGCGGTGATTACGACCGATCTGCGGGGGGCCGTTACCAGCGTCAACGCGCGGGCCATGGAGATGCTGTCGGTCACTGACGCCTGCGTGGGTCAGTCCCTGGACGCCTTGTCGCCGTCGTTGTCGCTCGACGAGCTTCGCATCGAAGCCGAAGCCAATCCGCCGTCGCAACTGGTGCGCGATTTCCCCGTTGCGACCGCATCATCGCAACGGACGCTACGCGCCTATTGCCAACCGCTGCAGAACCATGAAGAGATGAACATCGGCAGCGTGATCCAATTGCAGGACGTGACGGAACGCGTCTTGCTTGACGAGCAAATGCTGCGAATGGAGCGTTTTATGGGACTCGGCTCCTTGGCCGCCGGATTGCATCACGAGATTAAGAATCCGTTGTCGGCGCTTTCGCTCCATATCCAATTGCTAGAGGAGCAACTCGCCGCTTCGCAGCGATCGGACGAAGTGAACGAGAGCCTGGAAGTGATCCAAACCGAGATCGTACGCATTGGGGGAGTGCTGGAAAACTTTCGCGACTACGCGATGTCGCAGCATTTGTCCCTATCGCCGGTCGACGTTTCCGAAGTCTGCATTCGACAAACCCGGCTTTTTCAGCCGCGCGCCAAAGCCGCGAACGTCGAAATTCGGATCGAAACGTCCCCGTCGGAGTTGCCAAAGATATCCGCCGATCGCGTGCGGCTAGAGCAAGTGCTGCTGAACTTGCTGATTAACGCTGAGGAAGCGATGCGCGACGGAGGCGTCTTGACGGTGCGAACTTTTCTGCACGAAAGCGGTTCCGCAGTCGTCATTCAAGTCATTGATACGGGAATAGGGATTCCAGAGGGAATGCAGACGCGGATCTTCGACCCATATTTTACGACGAAGAGCGCCGGCACCGGCATGGGACTGGCGATAACCGATAAAATCGTCCGTCAGCATAATGGAGAGTTGCAGTGCTGGAATTCGACGGAAGGAACGATCTTTCAAGTGACGTTGCCCGTTACGCATAGCGGCGCCGAGGACTAA
- a CDS encoding DUF1549 domain-containing protein, producing the protein MRIQSISICLVGMLLAAWPAYVRGETFDSIQPRTCKPGQTTQITIHGKDLQAPLHLALPHHDVAWKLEKVEPTAAVVSLTIPADHPLGPLPLWLAAQDGAVQTRTILIDDLEAVADIGANHSPETAQAVSTLASIEGICDASVSDYYRFHATASQRVAFEVHTQALHSAMDPVCRIFDAAGKTLLQADDTQVGPDTRFSFEFPVEGDYWIEIHDNRNAAAGAPYQLRIGDFPIVSQAMPLAAQHDQPTSVAFLGQDAQLVAPQEVKAAPSSAEKINVRAKTADGQSSTWVPLLTSRYPQVMESSEMAPLAAPIGITGRLENGDEVDSYVVKGTKGQTVRIAAKTRSLNSPTVLQMQLRAADGNVIAETKVTGADEWSMVVAFTEDGDYRLEVSDLLKRGGAEFAYHVEIVPAGTFSVALAGDAKTREQFPVAIKKGACAFDLSVARFGYDGDIDLSLPQSDRGFRILNARIPAGANSFRVHVGVDDTWRVDQLEVLKLRATAVGDPTNSCLVSSHAIRRAKEPFVLSPNPDQDGAILLAAIGELPPIFSLAPAAPVEFARPVASHSATLPLKRIHPEFKSGVEVLTGTISNGWTGQVTAEKDNYTITLTRGATPEPDQLTVTVFGEIHGKGSLENVAIPIKWFDPVQVALTFPETIVRGGPARVVATVTRAGGDPQPVTLRLTDLPAGITAPETITVDADQTTAEFDVQLPGDVPLDSPLALTWKAASKYRGQDFEVSSSHPLPNRIDSPQQLALYPTSIQLNDPLGRQRIVATGSDQAGAARDWTQQARITSSRPEVAEVRNGVVYPLADGDAEITVQIGGAKQTIPVQVSNRATTRPLEFESEVLVALSKQGCNQGACHGSPSGKGGFRLSLRAFDMQLDELTLIREESGRRINTIEPEKSLLLLKPLMSVAHGGGKQINKQDEAYAILRDWIGAGAAADPPNMPRIKTLEVYPAEKQVRLLADGPQQLAATAHFTDGHSRDVTHLVAYESSNKSVATVDANGLVTPHERGEVVVLVRFLEHIEPVSLMFVENQPGYQWASAPPNNYVDELVNAKLQQLQYLPAETCSDSEFVRRIHLDLLGVLPTVAETNAFLSDTSPNKRAALIDALLERDEYAKFWALKWGDLLKMTSKEVGDEGVFKYHRWVESSLKNNMPYDEFARKLITGSGSTLANPPANFYRTSADLNQCVETISQVFLGARLQCAKCHNHPFERWTQDNYYGLGAFFNRVEHRKTERPGEMFIYTSYAGEVTQPRTGKVMTPWLPQVGSIERQPDVDQRVAFAEWLVNPENPYFARIEANRIWSQLFARGIVEPIDDFRDSNPPANGPLLDALAKEFVDSGYDRKQLLRTILSSRTYQASYKTNDMNRDETIYFSHQLPRMLSAEQLLDAINRTLSLHQNFGSLPPGTLATQLPAPDLAKNEFLKAFGQPERSTVCACERSDDTNLGMAIELFNGPLVQAKLKDGNNRFRKGLAEGKSVQQVVEELYLAAVCRSPSELELKTALEHCSKNPDPAIGLEDVCWALFNTEEFLFQH; encoded by the coding sequence ATGCGCATCCAATCGATTTCGATCTGCCTTGTCGGCATGCTGCTTGCCGCCTGGCCGGCGTACGTAAGGGGAGAGACCTTCGACTCGATCCAGCCGCGAACATGCAAACCGGGTCAGACGACGCAGATCACGATCCACGGCAAAGACCTTCAGGCGCCCCTACATCTCGCCCTTCCCCATCACGACGTCGCGTGGAAGCTGGAGAAAGTGGAACCGACCGCAGCCGTCGTCTCCCTGACCATTCCGGCCGATCACCCGCTCGGGCCGCTTCCCCTTTGGCTTGCCGCTCAAGATGGCGCCGTGCAGACGCGCACGATCTTGATTGACGACTTGGAAGCGGTCGCCGACATCGGCGCCAATCATTCGCCAGAGACCGCTCAGGCCGTATCCACGTTGGCGTCGATCGAAGGAATCTGCGACGCGTCAGTCAGCGATTACTATCGCTTCCATGCGACCGCGTCCCAGCGAGTGGCCTTTGAAGTCCACACGCAAGCGCTCCATTCGGCGATGGATCCCGTTTGCCGCATCTTCGACGCCGCCGGCAAAACGCTCCTTCAAGCCGACGACACGCAGGTCGGCCCCGACACGCGGTTCAGCTTTGAGTTTCCGGTCGAGGGAGACTACTGGATTGAAATCCACGACAACCGCAACGCCGCCGCTGGCGCTCCCTATCAACTCCGAATCGGCGACTTCCCAATCGTCAGCCAAGCAATGCCGCTGGCCGCTCAGCACGATCAGCCGACGAGCGTCGCCTTCCTCGGACAAGACGCCCAGCTAGTCGCGCCGCAAGAGGTGAAAGCCGCGCCCTCTTCGGCCGAAAAGATCAACGTGCGAGCCAAAACCGCCGACGGGCAATCCTCCACCTGGGTTCCGCTGCTGACGAGTCGCTATCCGCAGGTGATGGAGTCTTCCGAAATGGCTCCCCTCGCGGCGCCGATCGGCATCACGGGTCGCTTGGAAAACGGCGATGAAGTTGACAGCTACGTCGTCAAAGGAACCAAGGGCCAAACCGTTCGCATTGCCGCAAAGACCCGCAGCCTGAACAGCCCGACCGTGCTGCAGATGCAGCTGCGCGCAGCCGATGGCAACGTGATCGCCGAGACGAAGGTGACCGGAGCGGATGAGTGGAGCATGGTCGTCGCATTTACGGAAGATGGCGACTATCGCCTGGAGGTCTCCGATCTACTGAAGCGCGGAGGCGCCGAATTCGCTTACCATGTTGAGATCGTTCCGGCCGGCACGTTTTCTGTAGCGCTGGCCGGCGACGCCAAGACCCGCGAGCAATTTCCAGTTGCGATTAAGAAGGGAGCGTGTGCGTTTGATCTGAGCGTCGCTCGCTTTGGTTACGATGGCGATATCGATCTGTCGCTGCCGCAAAGCGACCGCGGCTTTCGGATCCTCAATGCCCGCATTCCGGCCGGCGCCAACTCCTTTCGCGTTCATGTCGGAGTCGACGATACGTGGCGCGTCGATCAATTGGAAGTGTTGAAACTGCGTGCGACCGCCGTCGGCGATCCCACCAACAGTTGCCTGGTAAGCAGCCATGCGATTCGGCGCGCCAAAGAGCCGTTCGTCCTCTCCCCGAATCCAGATCAGGACGGCGCGATTCTGCTCGCCGCGATTGGAGAACTGCCGCCGATCTTTTCGCTCGCTCCGGCGGCGCCGGTCGAATTCGCTCGCCCTGTCGCATCGCATTCGGCGACGCTGCCCCTGAAACGAATTCATCCCGAATTCAAGTCAGGCGTCGAAGTCTTGACCGGCACGATTTCAAACGGCTGGACCGGACAAGTCACAGCGGAAAAGGACAACTACACGATAACGCTCACCCGCGGCGCGACGCCCGAGCCGGATCAATTGACGGTCACCGTCTTTGGCGAGATTCACGGAAAAGGGAGTCTCGAAAACGTCGCGATCCCCATCAAATGGTTCGATCCGGTTCAGGTTGCTTTGACGTTTCCGGAGACGATCGTCCGCGGCGGCCCGGCCCGGGTTGTCGCGACGGTGACGCGAGCCGGTGGCGATCCGCAGCCGGTTACGTTGCGTCTGACCGATTTGCCGGCCGGCATCACGGCGCCGGAGACGATCACGGTCGACGCTGACCAAACAACGGCCGAGTTCGACGTGCAGCTCCCCGGCGACGTTCCGCTCGACTCGCCGCTCGCGTTAACCTGGAAAGCGGCCAGCAAGTACCGCGGCCAGGACTTTGAGGTCAGCTCATCCCATCCCTTGCCCAATCGAATCGACAGCCCGCAACAACTCGCGCTCTACCCCACGTCGATTCAATTGAACGATCCGCTGGGTCGTCAGCGGATTGTCGCGACCGGCAGCGATCAAGCCGGCGCTGCCCGCGATTGGACGCAGCAGGCCAGAATCACCTCGTCACGACCGGAAGTAGCCGAAGTTCGTAATGGAGTCGTTTATCCGCTGGCCGATGGGGACGCGGAGATTACGGTTCAGATCGGCGGCGCCAAGCAAACGATTCCGGTTCAGGTTTCCAACCGCGCGACCACGCGGCCGCTTGAATTTGAATCGGAAGTGCTGGTCGCTCTTTCCAAGCAAGGGTGTAACCAAGGCGCTTGTCACGGTTCGCCGAGCGGCAAAGGGGGATTCCGGCTGTCGCTGCGAGCGTTTGACATGCAGCTGGATGAGCTGACGTTGATTCGCGAAGAGTCCGGCCGCCGCATCAACACGATCGAACCCGAAAAGAGCCTGCTGCTGCTCAAGCCGCTGATGAGCGTCGCCCATGGGGGCGGCAAGCAGATCAACAAGCAGGACGAAGCGTATGCGATCCTTCGCGATTGGATCGGCGCTGGCGCCGCCGCCGATCCGCCGAACATGCCGCGGATCAAAACGCTGGAAGTCTATCCCGCCGAAAAACAGGTTCGACTGCTCGCCGACGGCCCCCAGCAATTGGCGGCGACGGCGCACTTCACCGACGGCCACTCGCGCGACGTCACGCATCTGGTCGCGTACGAAAGCTCGAACAAATCGGTCGCCACGGTCGACGCCAACGGCCTGGTCACTCCGCACGAGCGGGGCGAAGTGGTCGTGCTGGTTCGCTTCCTCGAACATATCGAACCGGTTTCGCTGATGTTCGTCGAGAACCAACCTGGCTACCAATGGGCCTCGGCGCCGCCGAACAACTATGTCGACGAGCTGGTCAACGCGAAGCTCCAGCAACTGCAGTACTTGCCGGCCGAGACCTGTAGCGATTCCGAATTCGTCCGTCGCATTCATCTCGACCTGCTGGGCGTGCTGCCGACGGTGGCCGAGACCAACGCCTTCCTGTCCGACACCTCGCCGAACAAGCGGGCGGCGCTAATCGACGCTCTCTTGGAACGCGACGAGTACGCCAAGTTCTGGGCGCTGAAGTGGGGAGACCTGCTGAAGATGACCAGCAAGGAAGTTGGGGATGAAGGGGTCTTCAAGTACCATCGCTGGGTCGAGAGCTCGCTGAAGAACAACATGCCGTACGACGAGTTCGCGCGGAAGCTGATTACCGGCTCCGGCAGCACCCTCGCCAATCCGCCGGCCAACTTCTACCGCACTTCGGCCGACTTGAACCAATGCGTCGAAACGATCTCGCAGGTCTTCCTGGGAGCTCGCTTGCAGTGCGCGAAGTGCCACAACCATCCGTTCGAGCGGTGGACGCAAGACAACTACTACGGACTGGGCGCCTTCTTCAACCGCGTCGAGCACCGCAAGACCGAACGCCCCGGCGAGATGTTCATCTACACCTCCTACGCCGGCGAAGTGACGCAGCCGCGGACCGGTAAAGTGATGACTCCCTGGTTGCCGCAGGTCGGCAGCATCGAGCGCCAGCCGGACGTCGACCAGCGCGTCGCCTTCGCCGAATGGCTGGTCAATCCCGAGAACCCCTACTTCGCGCGGATCGAAGCGAACCGGATCTGGAGCCAGCTATTCGCACGCGGCATCGTCGAACCGATTGACGACTTCCGTGATTCGAACCCGCCAGCAAACGGCCCATTGCTCGACGCGCTGGCGAAGGAGTTTGTCGACAGCGGTTACGATCGGAAGCAGTTGCTGCGAACGATCCTGTCGAGCCGCACCTATCAGGCCAGTTACAAGACGAACGACATGAACCGAGATGAGACGATCTACTTCTCGCACCAATTGCCCCGGATGCTGAGCGCCGAGCAGCTCCTCGACGCGATCAATCGAACGCTGTCGCTTCACCAAAACTTCGGCAGCCTTCCCCCGGGCACGCTCGCCACGCAATTGCCGGCGCCTGACCTGGCGAAGAATGAATTCCTGAAGGCGTTTGGTCAGCCAGAGCGGAGCACGGTCTGCGCTTGCGAACGCTCCGACGATACCAATCTCGGCATGGCGATAGAGCTGTTCAATGGCCCGCTCGTCCAAGCGAAACTTAAAGACGGGAACAACCGCTTCCGCAAAGGGCTCGCCGAAGGGAAAAGCGTGCAGCAAGTGGTGGAAGAGCTTTACCTGGCGGCCGTTTGTCGCTCTCCTTCCGAGCTGGAGCTGAAGACGGCGCTGGAGCACTGCAGCAAGAATCCCGATCCGGCGATCGGCCTGGAAGACGTCTGCTGGGCGCTCTTCAACACCGAAGAGTTTTTGTTTCAGCACTAA
- a CDS encoding sigma-54-dependent transcriptional regulator, producing MEHDYGILIVDDEPNIRSGLAKGLVKEAARIETAGDAEEALRKFAERAFQLVIADVRLPGDLDGLELVSRLLQEEPETIVIVITAQGTVEMAVEAMRRGAYDFISKPVDLALIRQQVQKALTHHRLQEENRQLRSRLIAADEICGIIGNCTAFRDVIRLVQQVASTDATVLIRGESGTGKELIARALHDLSDRSSGPFVAVNLGAFPESLLESELFGHEIGSFTGATRRKPGCFEQARRGTLFLDEITEMPAKSQVDLLRILETNRFVRVGGEESLTSDARIVSATNRNILKLVEEGRFREDLYYRLNIVPIEVPSLRQRREDIPLLVEHFLNHFCQHHRRPLKAFADDAMQKLVSAHWPGNVRQLRNLIERLVVTEQADVITSQMLPSELQSTIPFGAARIVPLAETAEAAEKQAIQAALSQCEFHREKTAKALDISLRTLHYKMSRYGLH from the coding sequence GTGGAACATGACTACGGCATTTTGATCGTCGACGACGAGCCCAACATTCGCTCTGGTCTCGCCAAGGGACTCGTGAAAGAAGCTGCGCGGATTGAAACCGCCGGCGACGCCGAAGAAGCGTTGCGCAAATTCGCGGAACGCGCCTTTCAACTTGTCATCGCCGACGTGCGATTGCCTGGCGATCTCGATGGACTCGAACTCGTCTCGCGACTCCTTCAGGAAGAGCCGGAGACGATCGTCATCGTCATTACCGCGCAAGGCACGGTCGAAATGGCGGTCGAAGCGATGCGCCGCGGCGCGTATGATTTTATCTCGAAGCCGGTCGACCTCGCTCTGATCCGGCAGCAGGTGCAAAAAGCGCTGACGCATCATCGCCTGCAAGAGGAGAACCGCCAGCTCCGCAGCCGGCTTATCGCCGCCGACGAGATTTGCGGCATCATCGGCAATTGCACCGCGTTTCGCGACGTCATTCGCCTGGTCCAGCAAGTCGCGAGCACCGACGCCACGGTGCTGATCCGGGGCGAGAGCGGAACCGGTAAAGAGTTGATCGCCCGGGCGCTGCATGACTTGAGCGATCGCAGCAGCGGGCCGTTCGTCGCGGTCAACCTGGGCGCTTTTCCCGAGTCGCTCTTGGAGAGCGAATTGTTCGGCCATGAGATCGGTTCTTTTACCGGCGCGACGCGGCGGAAGCCTGGCTGTTTCGAACAAGCGCGGCGCGGTACGTTGTTTCTCGATGAAATCACCGAGATGCCGGCCAAGAGTCAAGTCGATCTGCTCCGCATCCTGGAGACGAATCGCTTCGTGCGCGTCGGCGGAGAAGAGTCGCTGACGTCGGACGCGCGCATCGTATCGGCGACCAATCGCAACATCCTGAAACTGGTCGAAGAGGGACGGTTCCGCGAAGATCTTTACTATCGACTGAACATCGTTCCGATCGAAGTTCCTTCGCTCCGGCAGCGCCGCGAAGACATTCCGCTGCTGGTCGAACACTTCCTGAATCACTTCTGTCAGCACCATCGACGGCCGCTGAAGGCCTTTGCGGACGATGCGATGCAGAAACTCGTTTCGGCGCACTGGCCCGGGAACGTCCGCCAATTGCGCAACCTGATTGAACGTCTGGTCGTTACCGAGCAAGCCGACGTCATCACTTCCCAGATGCTGCCGAGCGAACTGCAGTCGACAATCCCCTTTGGCGCCGCCAGAATCGTTCCGTTGGCCGAGACGGCCGAAGCGGCCGAAAAACAAGCGATCCAAGCCGCACTTTCCCAATGCGAATTTCATCGCGAAAAAACGGCAAAGGCGCTCGATATCAGTCTCCGTACGCTGCATTACAAGATGAGTCGCTACGGGCTCCACTAA
- a CDS encoding DUF1501 domain-containing protein yields the protein MSTSPSNPLRGCQDFRRATSVSRRQMLQVGALSALGLGLGSFQQQLAASEMLQPGRNGRKAKACIFLFMWGGPSQLETFDLKPDAPEEVRGDFKPIATKVPGTQICEHFSRVAQWTDKLAIIRSLTHNDPAHLSSGHATLTGQLAPVVKSDADPPSSKDSPHLGSLISKFRPGDAGLPSFVAMPWKALHPAAPGGEAPGQHGGWLGPAYDGMLLTGDLNDPKWRPQGLGLPADMGLDRLESRVALLKTLDAQRAELHKSLAGAAFNNHQTRAIEMVGSAKVRSAFDLTQESDATRERYGRNIHGQSVLMARRLVEHGVPLVSVNWHNDGKNFWDTHGDNFNRMKNDLIPPSDMALAALLQDLEERGMLDETIVAWVGEFGRKPQINKANAGREHWPFCYSGLLAGGGIQGGAVYGESDKHAAYPVSDPVTPQDFATTILHAMGVDTSATLLDRENRPHHVTSGRVLQELLIG from the coding sequence ATGTCGACTTCCCCCAGCAATCCACTTCGCGGCTGCCAAGACTTCCGTCGCGCAACCAGCGTCAGCCGGCGACAGATGCTTCAGGTCGGCGCACTCAGCGCGCTAGGCCTTGGGCTCGGCAGTTTTCAGCAGCAACTTGCCGCCTCCGAAATGCTGCAACCAGGGCGCAACGGCCGGAAGGCGAAGGCCTGCATCTTTCTCTTCATGTGGGGCGGGCCGAGTCAGCTCGAAACGTTCGACTTGAAGCCCGACGCTCCGGAGGAAGTGCGCGGCGATTTCAAGCCGATCGCCACCAAAGTGCCAGGTACGCAAATCTGCGAACACTTTAGCCGCGTCGCCCAGTGGACCGACAAGCTGGCGATCATCCGCTCACTCACGCACAACGATCCAGCCCACCTTTCCAGCGGCCACGCCACGTTGACCGGACAACTAGCGCCGGTCGTCAAAAGCGACGCCGATCCGCCGAGCTCGAAAGACTCGCCCCATCTTGGTTCGCTGATCTCGAAGTTTCGCCCCGGCGACGCTGGGCTTCCATCGTTTGTCGCGATGCCTTGGAAAGCGCTGCATCCGGCGGCGCCCGGCGGCGAAGCTCCTGGTCAACACGGCGGTTGGCTCGGTCCCGCGTACGACGGCATGCTGCTTACCGGCGACTTGAACGATCCCAAATGGCGACCGCAGGGGCTTGGCCTTCCAGCCGACATGGGACTCGACCGTCTGGAGTCGCGCGTCGCGCTGCTGAAGACGCTCGACGCTCAGCGGGCCGAGCTGCACAAGTCGCTCGCCGGCGCTGCGTTCAACAATCATCAAACGCGGGCGATCGAGATGGTCGGCTCCGCGAAGGTTCGTAGTGCGTTCGATTTGACGCAAGAGTCGGACGCGACCCGCGAGCGTTATGGTCGCAACATTCATGGGCAGAGCGTGCTGATGGCGCGCCGCCTGGTCGAACATGGGGTCCCGCTCGTTTCGGTCAATTGGCACAACGACGGCAAGAACTTCTGGGACACGCACGGCGACAACTTCAATCGGATGAAGAACGACCTGATCCCGCCGTCCGATATGGCCTTGGCTGCGCTGCTGCAAGACCTGGAAGAACGGGGCATGTTGGACGAAACGATCGTCGCATGGGTCGGCGAGTTCGGTCGCAAGCCGCAGATCAACAAAGCGAACGCCGGCCGCGAGCATTGGCCCTTCTGCTATAGCGGTTTGCTCGCCGGCGGCGGCATTCAGGGAGGCGCAGTCTACGGCGAAAGCGACAAGCATGCCGCTTACCCTGTTTCCGATCCGGTCACCCCGCAAGACTTCGCTACGACCATCCTGCACGCGATGGGCGTCGATACTTCGGCCACGTTGCTCGACCGCGAAAACCGTCCGCACCACGTTACCTCGGGCCGCGTGCTGCAAGAACTGCTGATTGGATAA